One window of Phalacrocorax aristotelis chromosome 26, bGulAri2.1, whole genome shotgun sequence genomic DNA carries:
- the ACKR5 gene encoding G-protein coupled receptor 182 yields MSDHDGHFLLGSSQQAHPERCTIAALLSQRRVSRQAERIAALPEQPLRTAFGSAAATRMAEATTVPTETHTLLNEYGDYHNWSELFHLLNYTYTFCEFSLDENVKRVILFILYLVIFVVGLVENLLVIWVNWQTRGNKSLVNLYIINMAIADLGVLLSLPIWMLEVMLDYTWLWGSFLCRFTHYFYFANMYASIFFLTCLSVDRYVSLTSSSLFWRKHQHRARRIICACSWVLAAAIPFLEVAHMQLVNTGEPICIFMAPFETYDEWALAVSLATTTIGFLIPFPIITIFNVLTARFIKRTKPESRKHCLLIYAYIVVFLVSWLPFHIMLTLLTLDGNHIILHCTFAHFLYFFYDIIDCFTLLHCVINPVLYNFLSKNFRSKLISAVVKYIPKDQRSQKGPDNSSSTTQHSIVITKDNNPPN; encoded by the exons ATGTCGGACCACGACGGTCATTTCCTGCTGGGAAGCAGCCAACAAGCCCACCCCGAGCGCTGCACCATTGCGGCTCTGCTCTCCCAGAGGCGTGTGAGTCGCCAAGCCGAGAGGATCGCCGCGCTCCCCGAGCAGCCCCTACGCACAGCCTTCGGCTCTGCTGCCG CTACCAGGATGGCTGAGGCAACCACTGTCCCCACCGAGACACACACTCTCCTGAATGAGTATGGGGACTACCACAACTGGTCCGAGCTCTTCCACCTCCTCAACTACACCTACACCTTCTGCGAGTTCAGCCTGGATGAGAACGTCAAGCGGGTGATCCTCTTCATCCTTTACCTGGTCATCTTCGTGGTGGGCTTGGTGGAGAACCTCCTTGTCATCTGGGTCAACTGGCAGACACGGGGCAACAAGAGCTTGGTCAACCTCTACATCATCAACATGGCTATTGCTGACCTCGGAGTGCTGCTCTCGCTGCCCATCTGGATGCTGGAGGTGATGCTGGACTACACCTGGCTCTGGGGCAGCTTCCTCTGCCGCTTCACACACTACTTCTACTTTGCCAACATGTATGCCAGCATCTTCTTCCTTACCTGCCTTAGTGTGGATCGCTACGTGTCCCTGACCAGCTCCTCCCTCTTCTGGCGTAAACATCAGCACCGCGCACGCCGCATCATCTGCGCCTGCAGTTGGGTCTTGGCAGCAGCGATCCCATTCCTGGAGGTTGCTCACATGCAGCTGGTCAATACCGGAGAGCCCATCTGCATCTTCATGGCCCCCTTCGAGACCTATGACGAATGGGCACTGGCAGTCAGCTTGGCCACCACCACCATTGGGTTCCTCATCCCCTTCCCCATCATCACCATTTTTAATGTCCTGACAGCCAGGTTCATCAAGCGCACCAAGCCGGAGAGCAGGAAGCACTGTCTGCTCATCTATGCCTATATCGTGGTGTTCCTCGTCAGCTGGCTGCCCTTCCACATCATGCTCACGCTGCTCACCCTCGATGGCAACCACATCATCCTCCACTGCACCTTCGCCCACTTCCTCTACTTCTTCTATGACATCATAGACTGCTTCACCTTGCTCCACTGCGTGATCAACCCAGTCCTCTACAACTTCCTAAGCAAAAACTTCCGCAGCAAGCTCATCTCTGCCGTGGTTAAGTACATCCCCAAAGACCAACGCAGCCAGAAGGGACCAGACAATTCCTCCTCCACCACGCAGCACTCCATAGTCATCACAAAGGACAACAACCCTCCCAATTAA
- the ZBTB39 gene encoding zinc finger and BTB domain-containing protein 39: MGMRIKLHSTNHPNNLLKELNKCRLSETMCDVTILVGTRSFAAHKAVLACAAGYFQNLFLNTGLDAARTYVVDFITPANFEKILSFVYTSELFTDLINVGVIYEVAERLGMEDLLKACHSTFPDLESSAITKQPSLAMSKGRSGPLSSTSSEQSHSLGEIRSGGEHFGPERSYILHGEVAGSYKEDDRNTVSETSQTLPLMHPQQPPKTEQESDQGQFAPAASMVTQPSLGSMNIIVQTTTSSCQQYKVHSNGDYGKSGFFTADPSLDISVGSNSCPSNSDHSKEQGFGQMDELQLEDLGDDELHFEDASEELGPSEEVIELSDDSEEELAFENDSRDSKAMPCQVCKKVLEPNIQLIRQHARDHVDLLTGNCKVCETHFQDRNSRVTHVLSHIGIFLFSCDMCETKFFTQWQLTLHRREGVFDNNVIVHPSDPLPGKITVFGGGPSSELACAACGKPLAKDFHTVRNHILEHVNLKSQTCGVCDQRHLSLCSLMWHTLSHLGISVFSCSVCANSFVDRHLLEKHLAVHQNMEEALFRCHFCGQSFKLEAAYRYHVSQHKCGGSLDIRPGFGDRLQQQGLQKRKLPEEFLSEDLALQNQPGNSKYSCKVCGKRFAHTSEFNYHRRIHTGEKPYQCKVCHKFFRGRSTIKCHLRTHSGALMYRCTVCGHYSSTLNLMSKHIGVHKGSLPPDFTIEQTFMYIIHSKDAEKNTDS, translated from the coding sequence ATGGGCATGAGGATCAAATTGCACAGCACCAATCACCCCAACAACCTGCTGAAGGAGCTCAACAAGTGCAGGCTCTCCGAGACCATGTGCGACGTCACCATTTTGGTGGGCACCCGCTCCTTTGCCGCACATAAGGCTGTTCTGGCCTGCGCTGCAGGCTACTTCCAGAATCTTTTTCTGAACACGGGGCTGGATGCTGCTAGGACCTACGTAGTGGATTTCATCACGCCAGCCAACTTCGAGAAGATCCTCAGCTTTGTGTACACCTCGGAGCTCTTCACAGACCTAATCAATGTGGGCGTCATTTATGAGGTGGCGGAGCGGCTGGGCATGGAAGATCTGCTGAAGGCCTGCCATTCAACCTTCCCTGACTTGGAGAGCTCAGCCATCACGAAGCAACCCTCCCTGGCCATGAGCAAAGGCCGGTCAGGTCCTCTGAGCAGCACCTCCTCAGAGCAGAGCCATTCCTTGGGTGAAATCCGGAGCGGCGGGGAACACTTTGGCCCTGAACGGAGTTACATCTTGCACGGAGAAGTGGCaggcagctacaaagaggatGACAGGAATACCGTGAGTGAAACCAGCCAAACTCTTCCCCTGATGCATCCGCAGCAGCCTCCCAAGACAGAACAGGAGTCAGATCAAGGGCAGTTTGCTCCTGCTGCGAGCATGGTgacccagcccagcctgggcagcATGAACATTATTGTTCAAACCACTACAAGCTCCTGCCAGCAGTATAAGGTCCATAGCAATGGTGACTATGGCAAGAGTGGGTTCTTCACTGCTGATCCTTCCCTGGACATCTCCGTGGGGAGTAACTCCTGTCCCAGCAACAGTGACCACTCCAAAGAGCAAGGTTTTGGGCAGATGGATGAGCTTCAGCTGGAGGATTTGGGCGATGACGAACTGCATTTTGAAGATGCCAGTGAAGAGCTGGGCCCGTCGGAAGAAGTTATTGAGCTGAGCGATGACAGTGAAGAAGAGCTGGCCTTTGAGAACGACAGCCGGGATAGCAAGGCCATGCCCTGCCAGGTGTGCAAGAAGGTTCTGGAGCCCAACATACAGCTGATTCGCCAGCATGCGAGAGATCATGTTGATCTACTCACTGGGAACTGCAAGGTCTGTGAAACCCACTTCCAGGACCGTAACTCCAGGGTCACTCATGTTTTGTCCCACATCGgcatctttctcttctcctgcgACATGTGCGAGACCAAGTTCTTCACCCAGTGGCAGCTGACCCTCCACCGACGAGAAGGGGTCTTCGACAACAACGTCATCGTCCACCCCAGTGACCCGCTACCGGGGAAGATCACCGTGTTTGGGGGAGGCCCTAGCTCAGAGCTCGCATGTGCTGCCTGTGGGAAGCCTTTGGCCAAAGATTTCCACACTGTCCGCAACCACATCCTGGAGCACGTGAACTTGAAAAGCCAGACATGCGGTGTGTGTGACCAGAGGCACCTCAGTCTCTGCAGCCTGATGTGGCACACCCTGTCTCACCTGGGGATCTCAGTCTTCTCCTGCTCTGTTTGTGCCAACAGCTTCGTGGATCGGCACCTCCTGGAGAAGCACTTGGCCGTTCACCAGAACATGGAGGAGGCTCTTTTCCGGTGCCACTTCTGCGGCCAGAGCTTCAAGCTGGAAGCAGCGTATCGTTACCACGTCAGCCAGCACAAGTGCGGGGGCAGCCTAGACATCCGACCCGGCTTTGGAGACCgtctccagcagcagggccTGCAGAAGAGGAAGCTGCCGGAGGAGTTCCTGAGCGAAGACTTGGCACTGCAAAACCAACCAGGCAACAGCAAGTACAGCTGCAAGGTCTGTGGGAAGAGGTTTGCCCACACCAGTGAATTCAACTACCACCGGAGGATCCACACCGGAGAAAAGCCCTACCAGTGCAAGGTGTGCCACAAGTTCTTCCGCGGCCGCTCCACCATCAAGTGCCACCTGCGAACGCACTCGGGAGCCCTCATGTACCGCTGTACTGTGTGCGGGCATTACAGCTCCACGCTCAACCTCATGAGCAAGCACATAGGTGTGCACAAAGGCAGCCTCCCCCCGGACTTCACCATCGAACAGACTTTCATGTATATCATCCATTCCAAAGATGCGGAGAAAAACACGGACAGCTGA